Part of the bacterium genome, ACATCAGGATTATGCAGGGTATAGGGGAAGCAAGATTTGTTTAGACCTTGGGTCTTTGATATTCCTAAATCCAGATGTATCTTTAGGTCTCTCTTTAAACAACATTGGTTCTGATATGGAAATAGATAATGTCAAAAATAGCCTTCCATTTAATATTAAAGCAGGATTGGGATACAAAATGGCAGAGAATGTCCTTTTTGCCTTTGATGTAGAAAAACCAAATGACTCCTCTTTAATATTTAAGCTTGGCACAGAATATAAGTTCCTTCCAAACATTGATGTAAGGGGAGGGTATAATTCACTTTCTGGCTATTCTATTGGATTTGGAATAAGGTCAAGTGGAAGGGGGGTAATGAAAAATCTCCTTGGCCAGATTGACTATGCCTACCTTTATAACCCAGATTTAAACCATTCCCACAGGGTTTCCCTTCTTACAAGGTTTTAATTGATAGAAATAAAAAACCCTAAAGAGATGCAGGAAATGGCAGAAATCCTGCGTTCCAAAGGTTCAATTGGCTTTGTTCCAACAATGGGTGCTTTACATAATGGCCATCTTTCTTTAATAAAGGAGGCAAGGAGGGAAAATAACTATGTGATAATAAGCATATTTGTAAATCCATTGCAATTTGGGCTTAATGAAGACTATGAAAGATACCCAAGGACATATGAGAATGATTATAAGTTAGCAGAGAAAGAGGGGGTTGATTATATCTTTCATCCAGATGTAGAAGACCTATATCCAGAAAAGCAAGAAGCATTTGTAAAAATGCCTGATTATGAGGGTATTTTATGTGGAAAAAAAAGACCAACACACTTTCAGGGTGTTCTTACTGTTGTTGCAAAGCTCTTTAATATTGTAAAGCCAAACAGGGCATATTTTGGACAAAAGGATTATCAGCAGGCAATAATTATCAAAAAGATGAGCAAAGACCTTAACTTTGAGATAGAAATAAAAATTCTTCCAACAATAAGGGAAGGGGATGGTTTGGCAATGAGTTCAAGAAATGCCTATCTTTCAAAAGATGAAAGGAAAAAAGCACCAATTCTTTATCAATCTTTAATTAAAGGAGGTATGCTTCTTGAAAGCGGAAAGCCCATAAAAGATGTAATCTTTATAATGAAAGAAATGGTTGAAGGGGAGGGGTTTAATGTAGATTATATAGAGATACTAGACAAAGATACATTAAAAGAGGGAAAAACCCTAATTGCCATAGCTGCAAAAATAGGAACAACAAGGCTAATTGATAATATTTTCGTAATCTAATTCAGGTTTTTTAAGTAAATTACAGTTACAATCTAAGGATATAGCAAATTTTCTAACTAGATTGGATTTGGGCATTGGGATTTTTTGTCATAGGATTACCGAAAACCAATTGCTTTTTGGTATAGTTAAGACGCAGTCATGAATTACTTGAAATTGATTTTTAGTATAATTTAGTATATAATATTGAA contains:
- a CDS encoding PorV/PorQ family protein, which codes for MKKILLFLVIFLPCVIFARGENTGGFVNIPQGARQVGMAGAFVGIADDSFCLYYNPAGISSLKTKEILGAYTKWFADIGLGFFGYAQPMSKNNGLGISLTSMNTKGGDEASDSGKTGKELSVECMALAFSYSQMFSQMALGGSIKSIHQDYAGYRGSKICLDLGSLIFLNPDVSLGLSLNNIGSDMEIDNVKNSLPFNIKAGLGYKMAENVLFAFDVEKPNDSSLIFKLGTEYKFLPNIDVRGGYNSLSGYSIGFGIRSSGRGVMKNLLGQIDYAYLYNPDLNHSHRVSLLTRF
- the panC gene encoding pantoate--beta-alanine ligase, whose protein sequence is MIEIKNPKEMQEMAEILRSKGSIGFVPTMGALHNGHLSLIKEARRENNYVIISIFVNPLQFGLNEDYERYPRTYENDYKLAEKEGVDYIFHPDVEDLYPEKQEAFVKMPDYEGILCGKKRPTHFQGVLTVVAKLFNIVKPNRAYFGQKDYQQAIIIKKMSKDLNFEIEIKILPTIREGDGLAMSSRNAYLSKDERKKAPILYQSLIKGGMLLESGKPIKDVIFIMKEMVEGEGFNVDYIEILDKDTLKEGKTLIAIAAKIGTTRLIDNIFVI